A stretch of Syntrophorhabdales bacterium DNA encodes these proteins:
- a CDS encoding M35 family metallo-endopeptidase — MKKNASSSNLAVSLEFDKRTYKAAESQKLFFAMTNESDKPISVLKWHTPLEGFKSDMFHVEYDGKKAVYLGRVYKRGVPAEDDYVTIQPGQTLKYRIEFTEGYDIAESAHYSVRYKTHLLHAGIEDAKLLTKRYMAPKAPGALSVRSNTAIFKLEENRRPKTVNGIETAWMKMLKGAVPLKKTTSFNGCSLSQQSTITNALAQAVKYAAEARSALTNTPSWARYTARRYQEWFGAYDGSRYSTVNGHFDRIWDAVANQNMAFDCTPTDNAYAYVYPTKPYVVYLCKLFWTAPLTGTDSQGGTIVHETSHFNVVASTDDHVYGQSGARTLAKNNPNDAIDNADSHEYFAENTPALTMDAVPGSIFKTAANWHKLPVGFTGGFDASLNGAGPFAGKCYFFKGDKYIRYDWTKDSVDEGYPKKIADNWHNLPDTFRGSFDDAVNGQGPFSGKCYFFKGDSYIRYDWGADKVDPGYPKKIAANWHNLPPGFRDKFDAIINGGGPFAGKCYFFKGDSYVRYDWQTDTTDAGYPKKIAENWHCLPSGYTGAFDTALEGDKQFSGKGYFFKGDYYIRYNWQGDYAEV, encoded by the coding sequence ATGAAAAAGAATGCATCGAGTTCCAACCTGGCCGTGAGTCTGGAGTTTGACAAGCGAACCTACAAGGCTGCTGAGTCGCAAAAGCTCTTTTTTGCGATGACAAACGAGTCGGACAAACCCATTTCGGTCCTTAAGTGGCACACGCCTCTGGAAGGATTTAAGAGCGACATGTTCCACGTGGAGTATGATGGCAAGAAAGCCGTCTACCTGGGAAGAGTCTACAAGAGAGGCGTGCCGGCTGAGGATGATTATGTTACCATTCAACCGGGTCAGACTCTGAAGTATAGGATTGAATTCACGGAAGGCTATGACATTGCCGAGTCTGCGCATTACAGCGTGAGGTACAAGACGCATCTCCTGCACGCCGGTATCGAGGATGCGAAACTGCTGACAAAAAGATACATGGCGCCGAAGGCACCTGGCGCCTTATCGGTCAGGTCCAATACTGCGATCTTCAAGCTCGAGGAGAATAGGCGACCCAAAACAGTGAACGGCATCGAGACAGCGTGGATGAAGATGCTGAAGGGTGCGGTTCCTCTTAAGAAAACGACTTCGTTTAACGGCTGCTCACTTTCCCAGCAGAGTACGATAACCAATGCCCTCGCACAGGCTGTCAAGTATGCTGCGGAAGCTCGCTCGGCGCTGACGAATACTCCAAGCTGGGCCCGGTACACGGCCCGGCGTTACCAGGAATGGTTCGGTGCTTATGATGGTTCCCGCTATAGTACAGTGAATGGCCATTTTGACAGAATATGGGATGCCGTGGCGAATCAGAACATGGCCTTCGATTGCACTCCTACCGACAACGCTTACGCTTACGTGTATCCCACAAAACCCTATGTCGTATATCTCTGCAAACTCTTCTGGACAGCGCCCTTAACCGGTACAGATTCGCAGGGAGGCACGATCGTCCATGAGACGAGCCATTTCAACGTGGTTGCCAGCACTGACGATCATGTCTATGGGCAGTCGGGCGCACGAACGCTTGCCAAAAACAATCCGAACGACGCGATTGACAATGCCGACTCGCATGAATACTTTGCGGAAAATACGCCAGCGCTCACGATGGACGCGGTGCCAGGCTCCATCTTCAAGACAGCCGCCAATTGGCATAAGCTGCCGGTGGGATTCACCGGCGGTTTCGACGCGAGCCTTAACGGCGCCGGTCCTTTTGCGGGAAAATGTTACTTCTTCAAGGGAGACAAATACATCAGATACGATTGGACAAAGGATAGTGTGGATGAAGGGTATCCAAAGAAAATAGCTGACAACTGGCACAATCTTCCTGATACATTCCGGGGTAGTTTCGACGATGCTGTAAACGGTCAGGGCCCCTTTTCAGGCAAATGCTACTTCTTCAAGGGGGACTCGTACATCCGGTATGATTGGGGCGCTGACAAAGTCGACCCGGGATATCCCAAAAAGATTGCTGCCAACTGGCATAACCTCCCTCCGGGATTCAGAGACAAGTTCGACGCGATAATCAACGGCGGAGGCCCCTTCGCTGGCAAATGCTATTTCTTCAAGGGCGATTCCTATGTGCGGTATGACTGGCAGACCGACACGACGGATGCCGGGTACCCCAAGAAGATAGCAGAGAATTGGCATTGCCTGCCTTCCGGATACACCGGAGCCTTCGACACTGCACTGGAGGGAGATAAGCAGTTCAGCGGAAAGGGATATTTCTTCAAAGGAGATTACTATATCCGCTATAATTGGCAGGGAGATTACGCAGAAGTCTAA
- a CDS encoding class II aldolase/adducin family protein, whose product MKGREWISARKSLKSGVVPLLVVLVIVLLWTGPSFGQVSGAFNPNPKTAAEAIDQLVWANRILANENIFDYLGHISVRNPENSKTFFIARAIAPETVTKSDILEVDLEGNVVTKSQFRPYQERIIHAGILKARPDVNSVIHAHPTPVVILSVSEVPFRIVSHPGSIFYEGVPFYNEYDFTSPGNTGMLVTTKEEGDRVAKTLGKARAMIMRGHGCNVVGKSIPEAIRTAIDLRDNVVILLGAQQFGKVKTVSYEEAKAAAAALGNPERGWNAWVSRVKRAMPDMQ is encoded by the coding sequence ATGAAGGGAAGGGAATGGATCTCGGCGCGTAAGTCTCTCAAGTCGGGTGTTGTGCCACTCTTGGTAGTGCTTGTAATTGTGTTGCTCTGGACAGGGCCCTCTTTCGGCCAGGTTTCAGGTGCTTTCAACCCTAACCCCAAAACGGCTGCCGAGGCGATTGATCAACTCGTGTGGGCGAACAGGATCCTTGCTAATGAGAATATATTTGATTACCTCGGGCATATAAGCGTTCGCAACCCGGAGAACAGCAAAACATTTTTCATCGCCCGGGCAATAGCACCTGAAACTGTGACGAAGAGTGATATCCTTGAGGTCGACCTGGAAGGCAACGTTGTCACCAAGAGCCAGTTCAGGCCGTATCAGGAGCGTATCATCCATGCCGGGATCCTGAAGGCGAGGCCGGATGTCAATTCCGTGATTCACGCACATCCCACTCCCGTAGTGATTCTTTCGGTATCGGAAGTACCCTTTCGCATAGTTTCACACCCTGGCTCTATCTTCTATGAAGGCGTGCCCTTCTATAACGAATACGACTTCACCTCGCCCGGGAATACGGGCATGCTGGTGACCACAAAAGAGGAAGGGGATCGGGTGGCAAAAACACTCGGTAAAGCAAGAGCCATGATCATGCGGGGACACGGGTGCAACGTGGTTGGGAAAAGCATCCCGGAAGCAATTCGCACAGCCATCGATCTTAGAGACAATGTTGTTATTCTTCTTGGTGCCCAGCAGTTCGGGAAGGTGAAGACTGTAAGCTATGAGGAGGCCAAAGCGGCAGCCGCCGCGCTTGGCAATCCTGAGCGTGGTTGGAATGCCTGGGTCAGCCGCGTCAAGAGGGCTATGCCTGATATGCAGTAG
- a CDS encoding (2Fe-2S)-binding protein: protein MIRPVEFTLNRKKVQLETDDERMLLWVLRSDLALTGTKFGCGEALCGACTVVVGGKAVRSCQTPLKDVAGKEVLTIEGLARNGKLHALQKAFIEHDAFQCGFCTSGMIMNAYALLAEQRSPSEADIIQGMEDNLCRCASYARIITAIQTAAKELKGGRR, encoded by the coding sequence ATGATAAGACCTGTTGAATTCACGCTCAACAGAAAGAAGGTTCAACTGGAGACCGACGATGAAAGGATGCTTCTATGGGTCCTGCGTTCCGATCTCGCTCTCACCGGAACAAAATTCGGCTGTGGCGAGGCGCTCTGTGGTGCGTGCACGGTAGTCGTTGGTGGCAAGGCAGTGAGATCGTGTCAGACCCCGCTCAAAGATGTCGCCGGCAAGGAAGTACTCACAATAGAAGGACTGGCGAGAAACGGTAAGCTTCACGCTTTACAAAAGGCCTTCATAGAGCATGACGCCTTTCAGTGCGGCTTCTGCACATCCGGTATGATCATGAACGCATACGCGCTCCTCGCCGAGCAGCGGTCCCCTTCGGAGGCAGATATCATCCAGGGCATGGAGGATAATCTCTGCCGCTGTGCCTCTTACGCACGTATCATCACGGCAATTCAGACCGCTGCGAAAGAGCTGAAAGGAGGCCGGCGATGA
- a CDS encoding molybdopterin cofactor-binding domain-containing protein, translated as MKNERTTREKNAVTGHGFSPGRRHFLKTLGGGIFIFFSYSMLPAAQERPAPGGQPTPVDFNAFVRIAPDGKVSCLTGKIEMGQGIITSLAQMLAEELDVPVNSVEMIMGDTDLCPYDRGTWGSLTTRFFGPPLREAAAEARAVLIELASERLHVGKERLIVSNGVVQDRNNGKKQVTYGQLARGKIIERHVTPRPAPKQVSQYTVVGKSYNRRDGTLKVTGKAQYTGDVRLPGLLYASILRPPAHGARLKSVDTSAVDADKDVTLVRDGEMIAVLHPFPDHAQKALACIKPEWEIPQSDLDPKTIYAHLLRVAPNGEPVTQGGDLKQGEQMAEATFEATFYDHYMAHATIETHTAIAKPEGDRMFVWVSTQSPFGAKEEIAQALSVSAQKVRVITPFVGGGFGGKSARGQAVEAARLAKLTGRPVQVARTRKEEFFYDTFRPAGIAKVRSGVDSAKQVTFWGYDVYFSGPRGAAQLYAVPNHREMVHGHYTGNPGAHPFATGAWRAPGANFNVFARESSMDIMAAKLHIDPVEFRMKHIGQKRLQRVLTMAAERFGWKKEAAPSGRGIGVACAEDAGVYIAAMGEVDVDRARGRVRVKRIVCVQDMGVVINPEGATIQMEGGLTMGLGQALTEEVRFKGGQILDTNFDTYEIPRFSWLPKIETVLVENKDVPPQGGGEPPIVTVAALIGNAIFDATGARLYDLPMAPERVREALAKSGKSKI; from the coding sequence ATGAAGAATGAGAGAACAACCAGAGAGAAGAACGCAGTGACTGGTCATGGTTTCTCTCCGGGCCGACGCCATTTTCTGAAGACGCTCGGCGGCGGGATCTTCATCTTTTTTTCGTATAGCATGCTCCCCGCAGCACAGGAACGGCCAGCGCCAGGCGGCCAGCCGACTCCTGTCGATTTCAATGCATTCGTCAGAATCGCACCTGACGGAAAGGTGAGCTGTCTTACGGGCAAGATAGAGATGGGTCAGGGTATCATAACTTCCCTTGCTCAGATGCTTGCGGAGGAACTGGACGTGCCCGTGAATTCTGTTGAGATGATCATGGGGGATACGGATCTCTGCCCTTACGACAGGGGCACGTGGGGTTCGCTCACCACGCGCTTCTTCGGTCCGCCCCTGCGAGAAGCCGCCGCCGAAGCACGCGCGGTTCTTATTGAGCTTGCCTCAGAGCGCCTCCACGTCGGCAAGGAAAGGCTCATCGTGAGCAACGGTGTCGTGCAGGACCGTAACAACGGCAAGAAGCAGGTTACCTATGGGCAGCTCGCGAGAGGGAAGATCATCGAGCGCCATGTGACACCAAGGCCCGCTCCAAAGCAGGTTTCACAATATACCGTTGTGGGGAAATCATATAATCGAAGGGATGGAACGCTAAAGGTAACCGGAAAGGCTCAGTATACAGGGGATGTGCGTCTACCCGGCCTGCTCTACGCAAGTATTTTGAGGCCGCCGGCACACGGCGCCAGACTGAAAAGCGTCGACACCTCCGCCGTCGATGCTGATAAAGACGTGACCCTGGTGCGCGACGGCGAGATGATAGCAGTGCTCCACCCGTTTCCCGATCATGCACAGAAGGCCCTCGCCTGCATCAAACCAGAATGGGAGATACCGCAGAGCGACCTCGATCCAAAAACGATCTACGCACATCTTTTGCGTGTTGCCCCGAATGGAGAGCCTGTGACTCAGGGCGGAGATCTGAAGCAGGGAGAACAGATGGCGGAGGCAACGTTCGAGGCGACGTTCTACGACCACTACATGGCCCATGCTACGATCGAAACGCACACCGCGATTGCAAAACCGGAAGGAGACAGGATGTTTGTGTGGGTATCCACGCAATCGCCCTTCGGCGCAAAGGAGGAAATAGCCCAGGCGCTTTCTGTCTCTGCGCAAAAGGTAAGGGTCATCACACCCTTCGTTGGCGGCGGCTTTGGCGGCAAGAGCGCCAGGGGCCAGGCGGTGGAAGCGGCGCGTCTTGCAAAGCTCACCGGGCGGCCCGTGCAGGTGGCACGCACGCGCAAAGAAGAGTTCTTTTACGACACGTTCAGGCCGGCCGGCATCGCCAAAGTGAGATCCGGAGTCGACAGCGCGAAGCAGGTCACGTTCTGGGGCTATGATGTCTACTTCTCCGGGCCGAGAGGTGCCGCGCAGTTATATGCAGTGCCCAACCACCGGGAAATGGTGCACGGCCACTATACAGGCAATCCAGGAGCCCATCCCTTTGCGACAGGGGCCTGGCGGGCACCGGGCGCTAACTTCAATGTCTTTGCCCGAGAGTCCTCCATGGACATCATGGCAGCGAAGCTCCACATCGACCCCGTCGAATTCCGCATGAAACATATAGGTCAGAAAAGGCTTCAGCGCGTGTTGACCATGGCTGCGGAACGCTTCGGCTGGAAGAAAGAGGCTGCGCCCAGCGGTCGCGGCATCGGCGTGGCCTGCGCGGAAGACGCAGGAGTTTATATAGCTGCCATGGGAGAAGTGGACGTGGACCGCGCAAGAGGACGCGTCCGCGTAAAACGCATCGTCTGTGTCCAGGACATGGGCGTTGTTATCAACCCTGAGGGCGCAACAATCCAGATGGAGGGTGGCCTCACCATGGGGCTGGGCCAGGCCTTGACCGAGGAAGTTCGCTTCAAAGGAGGCCAGATTCTCGATACAAACTTTGATACGTATGAGATACCACGCTTTTCCTGGCTCCCGAAAATCGAAACAGTCCTGGTCGAGAATAAAGATGTGCCGCCCCAGGGTGGTGGAGAGCCGCCGATCGTCACAGTCGCTGCTCTCATCGGCAACGCGATTTTTGACGCGACTGGTGCACGGCTCTATGACCTCCCCATGGCCCCAGAGCGTGTAAGGGAAGCGTTGGCCAAATCCGGGAAGAGCAAGATATAG
- a CDS encoding LuxR C-terminal-related transcriptional regulator has product MKSPRGMPERDFGGNSAGVNVIPKGRIFVDMGSAIIGDAVAGLVQSFGYQSCTRQPAGGDVDVIIVDSSTIDKKRLDLPSKSKVILMETDAHQKNVAVPILYQKVHGIISCTMDSAKFRKALEAITGGQFWIDSPSVKSFLLSAGLVSSKGELLGFTPQEKRIVEHICRGDTNREIAEKLHLSIHTIKTHLRSIMRKAGAINRSHLASLVTQFSGEDKRDIEPL; this is encoded by the coding sequence ATGAAATCGCCTCGTGGCATGCCAGAAAGAGATTTTGGCGGAAACTCAGCTGGGGTCAACGTTATCCCTAAAGGAAGAATTTTCGTTGATATGGGTAGTGCGATTATTGGCGACGCGGTCGCGGGGCTGGTGCAGAGTTTTGGATACCAGAGTTGTACACGTCAGCCGGCAGGTGGCGATGTTGATGTAATCATCGTAGACAGCAGCACGATTGATAAGAAGAGGTTGGACCTCCCTTCGAAATCGAAAGTGATTCTGATGGAGACCGATGCCCATCAAAAAAACGTTGCCGTACCGATCCTCTATCAAAAAGTTCACGGAATCATCTCTTGCACTATGGATAGCGCTAAATTCAGAAAAGCACTGGAGGCGATCACGGGCGGGCAGTTCTGGATCGACAGTCCTTCTGTGAAGTCATTTCTGCTTAGTGCGGGCCTCGTATCGAGTAAAGGCGAACTCCTGGGATTTACACCGCAGGAGAAAAGAATCGTCGAGCACATCTGCAGGGGCGACACCAACAGGGAGATAGCCGAGAAGCTACACCTCAGTATTCACACCATAAAGACACATCTCCGCAGCATCATGAGAAAAGCAGGAGCCATAAACCGATCTCACCTGGCCTCATTGGTGACGCAGTTCTCAGGCGAGGATAAGCGAGATATAGAGCCTTTATAG